The Moorella glycerini genomic interval AAGCAGTATGGCATCCCAATAGTCCCCTCCTGTAAGTACCACTTGCCCGCGGCTGGGGAAGCCTATAAGGAAGAAGAGTATCAATATACAACCCGAGAGCTGCTACGGGTGTGGCAGCAGGTCAACCCTGACTTGCCGATGCCCCTGGAAAAGGATTTCAGCCCCACCCTGGCGGGCGCGGACGTCAGCAAGGACCGGGAAAATATCCTCCGCTGGCTCAGTGAGGTCCCGGCCCGGATCAAAAAGTGGTGTCAGGCGGGGGAAATTTATCTTGGCCTTAAACTGATGAACGCCATGTACGGGGAAGACTTCCAGCTGGAAATGCTCTCCCGCTGCCTGGCTGAGGGTGACAGGCCGGGAGCGGACTTCCTGGTCTGTTTCAACCGGTTGTTCGATCCTGAACGGGTCTTTGAGGGCAAGCAGGGGGTGGCCTACGGTGGCTACGACCTGAGCGATCGCAACCTGGCGGTACTGACTGCCCTCCGGCGGCGGGAATCAGGGGGCAGCCTCCAGGCGCGGGATATCCCCATCTGCGCCACCGGCAACATCAATTCCGGCCGCATGATGGTGGAATACGCCCTGCGGAGTTGCCTCTGTGGGGAAATTCATACCTATTTTCAGTTACCAGCGAATCAATACCGGATGCGTAAGGGTAGCCGCACCCGGAAAGCGCTGCACGAATTGTTCTTCCACCCGGATAATGGCCTGGTGGCGGTGATGGCCTGGTTGCGGGAGCGATGGGGGATAGGCCGGGAGGAGGGTATAATCCGCTTTACGGACATTGCCGCCTGGTACCGGCGGCAGCCGTTATTTTCCCAGGTAAAATGAAGCCTTAGAAGTGGTATGACCAAAAGCGAGGCGGGGTTGGTGCGAACCCCGCCTTAAATTATTTTCTCTTTTCCCTGCCTGGCCAGAAGGATTTTTAAGAAAGACGTAGAATAGATATTTATAGTAAACGATTACTATCGAACGGTGTGAGTTCATTGAAGCAGCAGGCCAGAGTTACTATTAAGGAAATAGCCCGGAGAGCCGGCACCTCGACGGCAACAGTTTCCCGGGTATTGCGCAATGATGGCTATCCAATCAGCGAGGAATTGAAGGAACGCGTTCTGGCAGTAGCCCGGGAATTAAACTATAGCCCCAATTTAATCGGCCGTTATCTTAAAAATCATAGTAGCAGCGACGTTGGTGTTATTATACCGACTATTACCAATCCTTTCTATTCGCTTCTTATCCTGGGAATAGAGGAGGTGTTAAATCAAAACAATTACAGCATGCTTCTCTGCAATTCCTTCCGGGATGAGGAGAAGGAAAAACGCTATATTGATCTGCTTTTTCAAAAGCAGGTTAAAGGGCTGATCGTTGCTTCTATAGCCAGGCAACACGATTACCTCCAGCAATATATCGATAGGGGCCTGCAGGTGGTTACCTTTGATCAAGAAGTCGAGGACCTTGATTGTACTAAGGTGCTCATTGATTACGAAAAGGGCAGTTATCTGGCCATGCAGCACTTATTTGCCAATGGGCACCGGGCCATCGGCTTCCTGTCAGCGCCCTTGACCAGAAAGAGCAGGAAATTGATTTATGAAGGCTACTTGAAGGCCATGCGGGAACAGGGAATAAAAATAAATAAAGAATGGGTTGTTATTGCCGATACGGAAGTGGAAAGAAATGGTGAGGTCTATGAGTTTGAGAATGGGAAAAAAATAGCGGCCAAACTACTGACAGCATATGAAAAGCCGACGGCTGTTTTGGTGATCAATGATATGACGGCTTATGGTGTGATGCATGAACTGGCCAGCAGGGGGGTAAAAGTGCCCGAAGATTTGTCGCTGGTAAGCTTTGATAACATCTTTTTTTCTCAAATTACCAATCCACCCTTAACTACTGTTAGTTATACCACCTATGAAATGGGGAAACTGGCCGCTGAATATTTAATTAAAAAGCTTACAGGAAGCCAGACGTTACAGGCTAATATCATTTTAGAGCCCGTTTTAGTAGAGAGAAGTAGCGTTAAACCGGTTGGTTGAGGATATAATTTTGCTTCTGTAGTAATCGATTACTATAATTAGACCTCGGGTAACAGAAAAAGATAGACAACGTACACCTTACAATAACTCGTAAAGCCTGTGGGGGAGTTTTATACCGCAGCACTCACCCTTGAGCAGGCAAATGACCCTGTCAAACAGGGAGGATATAAAGGGGGGGTACTACCTTGGAAAAAGTTAAGGTCGGGTTGCTGGGAGCTGCCTTCAGCGCGGAACTGCATATTGATGGTTACTTGCGCTGCCAGGAGCTCAGCCGGGTGGTCGCTGTTTGCGATCGCAATCTAGAACTGGCCCGGGATTTTGCCCGGCGCTACAATATTCCGTACGTCTTTGGTGATGCTGATGAGTTGTTTGCTTTAGGCGAAATTGATGTAATCGATATCTGTTTACCCAATTTTTTACATTGTGAAATGGCTGAAAAGGCGTTTTCTGCCGGCAAGCATGTTATTTCCGAAAAACCTCTGGCGACATCAGTGGAAGAAGCCGAGCGTATGGTGGCGGCAGCACAAAAGGCACATAAACAGCTTTATTATGCCGAAGACTGGTTGTTTGCCCCGGCGTTGCTCAGGGCCCAGGAGCTTATCAACCAGGGAGCGATAGGGAAGCCGTTGTTTATTAAAGCAAAAGAAAGCCATAGCGGTTCCCATTCTCCCTTTGCCAAAAAGCTGCGCTTCTGCGGCGGCGGCGCCATGATCCACCTGGGTGTCCATCCCGTCGGGTTTCTCGTGGCCCTGAAGGGAACACCGACAGCAGTGGTGGCCATGACAACCGGAGGCGGGGCGGGCAATTTTGTCCACCAGGATATGGAGGGCGAAGACTGGGCGGCGGCCCTGTTACGCTTTGCCGACGGAACTACGGCCATCGCCGAAGCAAATTATATTACCCTGGGTGGAATGAATGATATAATTGAATTTTACGGTACCGAAGGCCGGTTGCATATTGATTTGACCATGTCCTCGCCCATTACTGCCTATTCACGGGTTGGATTTGACTACGCGGTGGAGAAAGCCGAAACTACCATAGGATGGACGAAACCGGCAGTGGATGAGAGGCTGATGCTGGGCTACATCGGTGAAATCAGGCACTTTATGAGCTGCCTGCAGCAGGATAAACCGGCAATGAAAGGGCTGAGGGGAGAGGATGGTTTGGAAGTTTTAAAAGTAATCGAGGCTATTTACCGTTCGGCTCGCGAGGGCCGGCAGATAACTTTATAAAAGGAGCGTATTATATGGAGTTAGAATTTGCCGGAGTCAAGTTCAAGAACCCATTTGTAGTTGCTTCCAGTCCCCTGACCAGTAAGATAGAGTTGCTCAAGATGGCCGAAGACCATGGTGCTGCTGCTGTAAGCACCAAGCTTACCTTTATCAAGCAGCCCTTCTACGGGAAATTACGCATGTATAATTCACCTAAAGAAGCTAGTATTATCTGTTATGATCGCCGCCTTGACCTGGAGGAAGGTCTGGAACTGGTCCGACAGGCCAAGGAGCAAACGGAATTAAAAATTTTTGTCAACATCACCAGCGATAGCGGTGACCTGGAAAGCTGGCAGAGGCTGGCCAGGGAACATGAAGAAGCAGGTGCCGACCTGATTGAAGCCAACCTCATTTGTCCCAACGTCGGTCTGGCCACCAAGAGCATTAAAGGGGCTGACGCAGTAAGCAGTACGGAACATGGGGGAGCGGTTACGGGGCAGGATCCGGTTCTGGTAAAGCAGGTTGTTAGTGCCCTTAAGGCGGTTGTTAAAATCCCGGTGGTGGCTAAATTAACCCCCAATGTAACGGACATTGCCGTTATTGCGCGGGCCTGCCAGGAAGCCGGGGCCGATGGTGTTTGTTTGGCAGGAGGGCAATCATCTTTACCTCCGGTGGATATTTACCATGAAGGACGCCCCTGTTATGAACTCTTAAATGGTGCTTCCCACGGCAGCCTTGGCGGCCCGGCTACGAAACTGATCAGCTTTTCCCAGGTGGCCCAGGTGGCCATGAAAACGGATTTGCCAATTATTGGCGGTGGCGGTCTGGGCAATGTGGAAGATGCCATCATGATGATGATGTGGGGGGCCACCCTGGTTACCTATTGCACGTCTATCA includes:
- a CDS encoding LacI family DNA-binding transcriptional regulator → MKQQARVTIKEIARRAGTSTATVSRVLRNDGYPISEELKERVLAVARELNYSPNLIGRYLKNHSSSDVGVIIPTITNPFYSLLILGIEEVLNQNNYSMLLCNSFRDEEKEKRYIDLLFQKQVKGLIVASIARQHDYLQQYIDRGLQVVTFDQEVEDLDCTKVLIDYEKGSYLAMQHLFANGHRAIGFLSAPLTRKSRKLIYEGYLKAMREQGIKINKEWVVIADTEVERNGEVYEFENGKKIAAKLLTAYEKPTAVLVINDMTAYGVMHELASRGVKVPEDLSLVSFDNIFFSQITNPPLTTVSYTTYEMGKLAAEYLIKKLTGSQTLQANIILEPVLVERSSVKPVG
- a CDS encoding Gfo/Idh/MocA family protein, with translation MEKVKVGLLGAAFSAELHIDGYLRCQELSRVVAVCDRNLELARDFARRYNIPYVFGDADELFALGEIDVIDICLPNFLHCEMAEKAFSAGKHVISEKPLATSVEEAERMVAAAQKAHKQLYYAEDWLFAPALLRAQELINQGAIGKPLFIKAKESHSGSHSPFAKKLRFCGGGAMIHLGVHPVGFLVALKGTPTAVVAMTTGGGAGNFVHQDMEGEDWAAALLRFADGTTAIAEANYITLGGMNDIIEFYGTEGRLHIDLTMSSPITAYSRVGFDYAVEKAETTIGWTKPAVDERLMLGYIGEIRHFMSCLQQDKPAMKGLRGEDGLEVLKVIEAIYRSAREGRQITL